A portion of the Fulvia fulva chromosome 1, complete sequence genome contains these proteins:
- a CDS encoding NADP-dependent alcohol dehydrogenase 6: MISPSPAAGCRFSDSASCLISSREVRHFPLVLQFHLLNTRLPQPLQSHTAKMVYPDTAEGFVIKDQKQWQQFEKQEFKLKPFEDRDIDIAIECCGVCGSDVHTINGGWGDCPLPICVGHEVVGKAIKVGKDVKTIKVGDRVGVGAQIQADLTCNNCKADQENYCPNSVDTYGAPYKDGTISQGGYASHIRAHEYFTFKIPDNIESEIAAPMLCAGLTVYSPLVRLGAGPGKKFAIVGMGGLGHFAVLWAAALGAEVYVLSHSPNKKEDALKMGAKHFIVTNDEGWHKDLAFTFDFILNCADATHKFKLTDYFSTLKVMGRFHNVGFGDHPLPEIMAQDFASNGCYIGASHIGNRPEMLAMFDLASKQNIKSWIKTTPISEEGCKEAVTAVSENTVRYRYVLTDYDKVFGKRD, encoded by the exons ATGATATCACCTTCGCCTGCAGCTGGGTGTAGATTTTCCGACAGCGCATCCTGCCTTATAAGCTCCCGCGAGGTGAGACACTTTCCCTTAGTTCTACAGTTTCACTTACTCAACACACGACTTCCACAACCACTACAGTCACATACCGCAAAGATGGTCTATCCAGATACCGCCGAGGGCTTCGTGATAAAAGATCAGAAGCAATGGCAACAGTTCGAAAAGCAGGAGTTCAAATTGAAGCCCTTCGAAGATAGAGACATCGACATTGCAATTGAGTGCTGTGGTGTATGCGGGTCGGACGTTCACACCATCAACG GCGGCTGGGGCGACTGCCCACTCCCAATCTGCGTCGGCCACGAAGTCGTAGGCAAGGCGATAAAAGTTGGAAAAGATGTCAAGACAATCAAGGTCGGCGACCGTGTCGGTGTCGGTGCCCAGATCCAGGCCGACCTGACCTGCAACAACTGCAAAGCAGACCAAGAAAACTACTGCCCCAACTCAGTAGACACATACGGTGCTCCATACAAGGATGGCACAATCTCGCAAGGTGGCTACGCCTCACACATTCGTGCCCACGAGTACTTCACCTTCAAGATTCCGGACAACATTGAGAGCGAGATTGCCGCACCTATGCTGTGCGCTGGTCTTACGGTGTACAGCCCTCTGGTTCGTCTGGGAGCTGGGCCGGGCAAGAAGTTTGCTATTGTGGGAAT GGGTGGTCTTGGTCACTTCGCAGTGCTCTGGGCTGCGGCTCTTGGCGCGGAGGTCTACGTCCTCTCGCACAGCCCGAACAAGAAGGAGGATGCGCTCAAGATGGGCGCCAAGCACTTCATCGTCACGAACGATGAGGGCTGGCACAAGGATCTCGCTTTCACCTTCGACTTCATCCTCAACTGCGCCGATGCTACGCACAAGTTCAAGCTCACGGACTACTTCTCGACTCTGAAGGTTATGGGCAGATTCCACAATGTTGGCTTCGGTGACCACCCTCTCCCAGAGATCATGGCGCAGGACTTTGCAAGCAATGGCTGCTACATTGGTGCTTCGCACATTGGCAATAGGCCTGAGATGCTGGCCATGTTCGACCTTGCCTCGAAGCAGAACATCAAGAGCTGG ATCAAGACCACACCAATAAGTGAAGAGGGCTGCAAGGAGGCTGTCACCGCCGTGTCAGAGAACACTGTGCGATACCGTTACGTCCTTACCGACTACGACAAGGTCTTTGGTAAGCGTGATTAG
- a CDS encoding Small nuclear ribonucleoprotein-associated protein B, with product MSSTPETEEATSYLTSLLNRTLHIHTNDGRMFVGQMKCTDNERNIILAVTHEYREPSEQDVERAMRRHEKEGATGNFNVDMKKRFVGLVVVPGRFITKIEVEGYT from the coding sequence ATGTCGTCCACGCCCGAAACTGAAGAAGCGACATCCTACCTCACCTCTCTCCTCAACCGTACTCTGCACATACATACGAACGATGGGCGCATGTTCGTCGGACAAATGAAATGTACCGACAACGAGCGCAACATTATCCTCGCCGTGACGCACGAGTACCGCGAGCCATCGGAGCAGGATGTCGAGAGAGCGATGAGGCGGCATGAGAAAGAAGGGGCCACGGGAAACTTCAATGTGGACATGAAGAAGAGGTTTGTGGGATTGGTGGTTGTGCCGGGACGGTTTATTACGAAGATTGAGGTGGAGGGGTATACTTGA
- a CDS encoding Folylpolyglutamate synthase, whose amino-acid sequence MSLCRACLRRSAGQRRLYSTMKDYNAAVTVLNGLQSNFSIVEAIRKAGPGSNKSSIPDMITWVRRIGYEPSDFDRLNPIHIAGTKGKGSTSSFISSILAQYLPTKRSIHAERLPSTVGLYTSPHLRFVRERIKINNEPVSEELFAKCFWEVWDRLEASRPAEATADTRSIDGKPVYFHFLTLMALHCYMEEDVGTAVIECGIGGEYDTTNILVQPSATGITSLGIDHEALLGSTIGEIAWHKAGIFKPGVPAFTVPQPEEAIKVLFDRAKERQTELYTVPVHEAVHTVQLGLHGHFQKLNASLAIAISALHLQRLGFTGVPDPYDPSAPLPVEFVHGLETTQLGGRCDFRADSQASNLSWYIDGGHTLESIEVAGQWFASKTSSSNGKPAAKRILIFNQQTRDASSLTKRLHDTLATALGDEHPFEHAIFCPNTTYRDAGYKADLVSINTNKDDVSSLRVQQELAKNWDTIDSKSTVHVVNTIEDAVARARDLAGGHQAEVLVTGSLHLVGGLIEVLENEAEKSAKL is encoded by the exons ATGTCGCTCTGTCGAGCATGTCTGCGGCGCTCGGCTGGCCAAAGAAGGCTGTATAGCACGATGAAGGACTACAATGCAGCCGTGACCGTGCTCAATGGCCTACAGTCGAACTTCTCCATAGTCGAGGCGATCAGGAAGGCCGGCCCAGGGTCGAACAAATCCTCGATACCGGACATGATCACTTGGGTGCGCCGTATAGGATACGAG CCATCCGACTTCGATCGTCTGAACCCAATCCATATTGCTGGCACCAAGGGCAAAGGCTCGACGTCTTCGTTCATCTCCTCCATCCTCGCCCAGTACTTGCCCACGAAGCGCAGCATACATGCCGAGCGACTTCCTTCCACTGTCGGCCTTTACACATCCCCACATCTCCGCTTCGTGCGAGAACGTATCAAGATCAACAATGAGCCCGTATCAGAAGAGCTGTTTGCCAAATGTTTCTGGGAAGTCTGGGATCGCCTCGAGGCGTCGCGGCCAGCTGAAGCTACTGCGGACACGAGGAGTATAGACGGTAAGCCGGTATACTTCCACTTTTTGACTCTCATGGCATTGCATTGCTACATGGAAGAGGATGTCGGAACTGCCGTCATTGAGTGCGGCATTGGAGGAGAATACGATACGACGAACATACTCGTGCAGCCTTCTGCTACGGGTATCACAAGTCTAGGCATTGATCATGAGGCGCTACTCGGCAGCACGATCGGTGAGATCGCCTGGCATAAGGCCGGAATCTTCAAGCCAGGAGTGCCTGCGTTCACAGTGCCACAGCCTGAAGAGGCCATTAAGGTGCTGTTCGATCGAGCGAAAGAGAGGCAGACCGAGCTTTACACGGTACCTGTCCACGAAGCGGTGCATACGGTCCAGCTCGGGCTGCACGGTCACTTCCAGAAGCTGAATGCATCATTGGCTATCGCGATTTCGGCCTTGCACCTGCAGCGACTGGGCTTCACTGGTGTTCCCGATCCATATGATCCGTCAGCACCTTTGCCTGTGGAGTTTGTGCACGGCCTCGAGACTACACAGCTCGGGGGACGGTGTGACTTTCGGGCAGATTCCCAAGCGTCCAACCTGAGTTGGTACATTGATGGCGGACATACCCTCGAAAGCATCGAAGTCGCGGGACAGTGGTTCGCCTCGAAAACGTCCTCTAGTAACGGCAAGCCAGCAGCGAAGCGCATTCTGATCTTCAATCAACAAACCAGAGATGCTTCCTCACTCACCAAAAGATTACACGATACGCTTGCCACAGCGTTGGGCGACGAACATCCTTTCGAGCACGCGATCTTCTGTCCCAACACAACTTACAGAGATGCTGGCTACAAAGCTGATCTTGTATCTATCAACACGAACAAGGATGACGTGAGCAGCCTTCGCGTGCAGCAAGAGTTGGCCAAGAACTGGGACACCATCGACTCGAAGTCGACCGTGCACGTCGTCAATACCATCGAAGATGCAGTAGCGAGAGCTCGAGATCTTGCTGGAGGTCACCAAGCTGAAGTTTTGGTCACTGGAAGTCTGCATCTGGTGGGCGGGTTGATAGAAGTGCTTGAGAATGAAGCCGAGAAGAGTGCTAAGTTATAG
- a CDS encoding DNA mismatch repair protein msh6 — translation MARAKDASIKSTPSTQKAAPSSTAKSSSKQQSIAGFFTKRPTPAASSSKPTKRVADDGDGKVPRSSADASSNIASSPQTVLGASQRSSIIDGRNKENETPGTAYSSPSRKAKKPVSYAESDEDEDEGLKPSSGNRRASKRRRISVKDDDSDDEFGLDAGTQAAMLESDQDMDDFVVDDDLEDDVKPSKSKKRSNASTSGKASSRSSIRPSSPPAPLPKEETEEIPVSGTTTLQWHFDPDAPPSSEPRRSAPPKRSTTSSNGPPKKQKAHTTEPSERYPWLASVQDADRNPPDHPDYDKRTIFVPPMAWNNFSPFEKQYWEIKQKFWDTIVFFKKGKFYELYENDATIGHQLFDLKLTDRVNMRMVGVPEASLDHWANMFVAKGYKIARVDQMESALGKDMRERNIKGKKEEKVIRRELASVLTSGTLVEGSMLQDDMATYCAAIKESELDGKPHFGIAFVDTATAQFQLTEIIDDADMTKFETFVAQTRPGEILLEKGCVSAKALRMLKNNTPPTTIWNYLKPDKEFLSADKTRMKIDGEAYFDKSVEDNLSAWPAVLQEAKEKEIVFSALGGLIWYLSTLKIERDLVTLGNFAWYDPIRKASSLVLDGQSLINLEIFANTFDGSTQGTLFTMLNRCVTPFGKRMLRQWVCHPSADARKINQRFDAVEALNADGTVMDRFCASLSRLPDLERLISRVHAGQCRPQDFVKVLEGFEQIEYTMSLLGSFGSGEGLLGQLISSMPDLAGALNTWKDAFDRTQAKEDGLFIPQPGVEEDFDESQQRIDGIEKDLQKLLQKARKDLGSSTIKFTDNGKEIYQLEVPLKVGGKVPKHWKQMSATKQVKRWYFPELEGLVQDLKEAQEMHGQVIKALAGRFFARFDADYQIWLAAAKIIAQLDCLISLAKASASMGSPSCRPEFLEDDNARSVLEFQTLRHPCIETTTNFIPNDIGLGGDAASITLLTGANAAGKSTVLRMTCVAVILAQIGCYVPCESARMTPVDRIMSRLGAHDNIFAGQSTFMVELSETKKILAEATPRSLVILDELGRGTSSYDGVAVAQAVLHHVATHVGALGYFATHYHSLAAEFQHHPEIVAKRMAVQVDDDRRDVTFLYQLENGVAEGSYGMHCAAMCGIPNKVIDRAEEAAQNWEHTGRIHESLQKAQESSWLPLGLLSDISWVLKDGEEEEGVAENGLEVLRKAIAAL, via the exons ATGGCGCGTGCCAAGGATGCCAGCATCAAGTCAACACCATCAACACAAAAGGCAGCACCTTCCAGCACGGCCAAATCAAGCTCCAAACAGCAGAGCATTGCCGGCTTCTTCACAAAGCGCCCAACGCCTGCTGCATCAAGCAGCAAGCCTACCAAGCGTGTAGCTGATGATGGCGACGGGAAAGTGCCGCGTAGCAGCGCCGATGCCTCCAGCAACATAGCTTCCAGTCCGCAGACAGTCTTAGGGGCGTCCCAGCGGAGCTCCATCATCGATGGACGCAACAAGGAGAACG AAACGCCAGGCACGGCATATTCTAGCCCTTCTCGAAAGGCCAAGAAGCCAGTCAGCTATGCCGAATCCGATGAAGACGAAGATGAAGGTCTTAAGCCATCATCTGGCAACAGACGTGCTTCGAAGAGACGTAGAATCAGTGTCAAAGATGATGACTCGGACGATGAGTTTGGTCTCGATGCAGGTACTCAAGCCGCAATGCTGGAAAGTGACCAAG ACATGGACGACTTCGTGGTAGACGACGATCTGGAGGACGATGTGAAGCCATCCAAGTCCAAGAAGCGATCTAATGCATCAACTTCAGGCAAAGCATCGAGCAGAAGCTCCATAAGGCCTTCTTCTCCCCCAGCACCACTACCAAAGGAGGAGACCGAGGAGATACCAGTCTCCGGAACGACGACACTACAGTGGCATTTCGATCCGGATGCTCCGCCGTCGTCAGAGCCACGACGAAGCGCTCCTCCCAAGCGGTCAACCACCAGTTCCAATGGACCACCCAAGAAGCAGAAAGCTCATACGACAGAGCCATCTGAGCGATATCCTTGGCTAGCTTCGGTGCAGGATGCGGATAGGAACCCACCTGATCATCCGGACTACGACAAGCGTACCATTTTTGTTCCTCCAATGGCCTGGAATAACTTTTCACCATTCGAGAAGCAGTACTGGGAGATCAAGCAGAAATTTTGGGACACGATTGTGTTCTTCAAGAAGGGCAAGTTCTACGAGCTGTATGAGAACGATGCGACCATCGGCCATCAACTGTTCGATCTTAAATTGACTGATAGAGTCAATATGCGGATGGTCGGTGTTCCCGAAGCCAGTCTTGACCATTGGGCCAACATGTTTGTTGCGAAAGGCTACAAGATCGCGCGTGTTGACCAGATGGAGTCGGCCCTCGGCAAGGACATGCGTGAGCGAAACATCAAGGGCAAGAAGGAAGAGAAAGTCATCCGAAGAGAGCTTGCGTCGGTACTGACCAGTGGGACTTTGGTGGAAGGCAGCATGCTTCAAGACGATATGGCCACGTACTGTGCTGCGATCAAGGAATCGGAGCTGGATGGCAAGCCGCACTTCGGCATTGCGTTCGTTGACACGGCCACCGCACAATTTCAACTGACGGAGATTATCGACGATGCTGACATGACCAAGTTTGAGACGTTTGTCGCCCAAACCAGACCTGGCGAGATTCTGCTTGAGAAAGGCTGTGTGTCTGCCAAGGCACTTCGCATGTTGAAGAACAACACTCCGCCGACGACAATCTGGAATTATCTTAAACCGGACAAGGAGTTCTTGTCCGCCGACAAGACCCGCATGAAGATCGACGGCGAAGCCTACTTCGACAAGTCAGTTGAAGACAACCTCAGTGCATGGCCCGCGGTACTGCAAGAGGCCAAGGAGAAGGAGATAGTATTCTCTGCCCTGGGCGGCCTTATCTGGTATTTGAGCACTCTGAAGATCGAGCGTGACCTGGTCACTTTGGGCAACTTTGCCTGGTACGATCCCATTCGAAAAGCATCAAGCTTGGTTCTGGACGGCCAAAGCCTGATCAACCTGGAGATCTTCGCAAACACGTTCGATGGAAGCACTCAGGGCACACTCTTCACGATGCTCAACCGTTGCGTGACACCTTTCGGCAAACGCATGCTGAGACAGTGGGTGTGCCATCCATCGGCAGACGCCAGGAAGATCAACCAGCGTTTCGATGCCGTTGAAGCTCTGAATGCAGATGGCACTGTCATGGATCGATTCTGCGCGTCGCTTTCCCGACTGCCTGACCTCGAGCGATTGATCTCACGCGTACACGCTGGTCAATGTAGGCCACAGGATTTCGTCAAAGTCCTCGAGGGTTTCGAGCAGATCGAGTACACCATGTCACTCCTGGGCTCATTCGGTTCTGGCGAAGGACTACTAGGCCAGCTCATCTCATCTATGCCCGATCTCGCTGGTGCTTTGAACACCTGGAAGGATGCTTTTGACAGAACCCAGGCAAAAGAGGACGGTCTGTTCATTCCACAACCCGGCGTCGAGGAGGACTTTGACGAGAGCCAGCAACGTATTGACGGCATCGAGAAAGACCTTCAGAAGCTTCTACAAAAGGCACGGAAGGACCTTGGCTCTAGCACGATCAAATTCACCGACAACGGCAAGGAGATCTACCAGCTGGAGGTACCGCTGAAAGTCGGAGGCAAGGTACCGAAGCACTGGAAGCAAATGTCTGCAACCAAACAAGTCAAGCGCTGGTACTTCCCAGAGCTCGAGGGACTCGTGCAAGACCTCAAAGAAGCGCAAGAGATGCACGGCCAGGTAATCAAAGCTCTGGCCGGTCGCTTCTTCGCGCGATTCGACGCTGATTACCAGATCTGGCTGGCGGCAGCTAAGATTATCGCTCAGCTCGACTGTCTGATCTCTCTCGCCAAAGCATCTGCGTCAATGGGGTCGCCTTCGTGCAGACCTGAGTTTTTGGAGGATGACAATGCACGCAGCGTTCTGGAGTTCCAGACTCTGCGCCACCCTTGTATTGAGACCACAACCAACTTCATCCCGAACGACATCGGCCTAGGCGGCGACGCAGCCTCCATTACGTTGCTCACGGGAGCCAATGCGGCCGGAAAATCAACAGTCCTACGCATGACCTGTGTCGCAGTCATCCTCGCGCAGATCGGCTGCTACGTCCCTTGCGAATCTGCACGCATGACGCCCGTCGACCGCATCATGTCCCGTCTCGGCGCGCACGACAACATCTTCGCCGGCCAAAGCACTTTCATGGTCGAACTCAGCGAGACGAAGAAGATCCTGGCCGAAGCAACGCCACGCTCCCTGGTCATCCTCGACGAACTGGGTCGTGGCACCAGCAGCTACGACGGTGTCGCGGTCGCTCAAGCAGTCCTTCATCATGTCGCTACCCACGTCGGCGCCTTGGGTTACTTCGCAACCCATTACCACTCCCTCGCCGCGGAATTCCAACATCACCCCGAGATCGTCGCGAAGCGCATGGCAGTGCAAGTCGATGACGACCGCCGCGATGTCACGTTCCTGTATCAACTAGAGAATGGTGTTGCGGAAGGTAGTTATGGCATGCATTGCGCTGCGATGTGTGGCATCCCGAACAAGGTCATCGACCGCGCTGAGGAAGCTGCGCAGAACTGGGAGCATACGGGCAGGATTCACGAGAGTCTGCAGAAGGCGCAGGAGAGTAGTTGGTTGCCATTAGGATTGCTGAGTGATATTAGCTGGGTGCTGAAGGATGGAGAGGAAGAGGAGGGTGTTGCGGAGAATGGGCTGGAGGTGTTGAGGAAGGCTATTGCTGCATTGTGA
- a CDS encoding putative diacetyl reductase [(R)-acetoin forming] 2: MSDQNKTMKAVRFHGKEDLRFEDIPEPVCGPGQVKVKPAWCGICGSDLHEYMGGPSLCPESTPHPITGETIPLTFGHEFAGIIEEVGEGVSERFKVGSRVVVAPIIFDGDCGACQDGLVNCCWSNGFIGLSGWGGGLSEHLVVPEYTLYNCPDNVPLDVAALVEPLAVGWHAVNSSPFKRTDTALILGGGPIGLSVIQALRARGCPQIIVSEVSKMRKDFAKEFGAHVVLDPTQDDIVARCLELTNKKGVDVTFDAAGVQVGLDAAVNALKARGTHVNIAIWEKRCTLWPNDLVFKERKYLGVATYVKADLQEVIDALSDGQLDMAHKMITKRIEMDQVREEGFLTLINDKENQVKIMVRGSGEK, translated from the exons ATGTCAGACCAGAACAAGACGATGAAGGCTGTACGATTCCATGGCAAGGAAGATCTCCGCTTCGAGGATATCCCAGAGCCAGTGTGTGGTCCTGGTCAAGTGAAAGTGAAGCCTGCATGGTGTG GGATTTGTG GAAGCGACCTCCATGAATACATGGGTGGGCCATCTCTTTGTCCAGAATCAACTCCGCATCCGATCACGGGTGAAACAATTCCATTGACTTTCGGGCACGAATTTGCCGGAATCATCGAAGAGGTCGGTGAGGGTGTCTCGGAGAGATTCAAGGTGGGCAGTAGGGTCGTTGTTGCACCCATCATCTTCGACGGAGACTGTGGCGCATGCCAAGATGGCCTCGTGAACTGTTGTTGGTCGAATGGGTTTATAGGTCTCAGTG GTTGGGGCGGTGGACTTTCAGAGCACCTGGTCGTTCCGGAGTACACTCTGTACAACTGCCCTGACAATGTACCTTTGGACGTTGCTG CGCTCGTTGAGCCCTTGGCAGTTGGCTGGCATGCCGTGAATTCATCGCCCTTCAAGAGAACAGACACGGCTTTGATCCTTGGTGGAGGACCCATTGGTCTGTCTGTGATCCAGGCCCTTCGAGCTCGTGGCTGCCCTCAAATCATCGTTTCTGAGGTTTCGAAGATGCGGAAGGATTTCGCCAAGGAGTTTGGAGCGCATGTCGTGCTAGATCCCACGCAAGATGACATCGTTGCAAGATGTCTCGAGCTGACCAACAAGAAAGGGGTGGACGTGACCTTTGACGCTGCTGGCGTGCAGGTCGGTTTAGATGCAGCAGTAAACGCTCTGAAGGCTCGCGGCACACACGTCAATATTGCAATCTGGGAGAAAAG ATGTACCCTCTGGCCAAATGACCTCGTCTTTAAAGAAAGAAAGTATCTCGGTGTTGCGACCTACGTGAAGGCCGATCTCCAGGAAGTGATCGATGCTCTTTCAGATGGTCAGCTGGACATGGCGCACAAGATGATCACCAAGCGGATTGAGATGGATCAAGTGCGGGAGGAAGGGTTTCTAACACTGATCAATGACAAGGAAAATCAGGTTAAGATCATGGTGAGAGGCAGTGGTGAGAAGTAG
- a CDS encoding Putative ankyrin repeat protein: MGFDTMRSFHYLGLYSIPQDPVERHNSAPETLRRRDSFMVNDTTRHRQSDAGRTLSRSSKPASLPVTAPPFQAATAKWSPPSSPGALSPSGSPTGSPRYSPASPATRTLTTKEKNALANQLFEAACSGDLAGIEILLSQGAAINSSVLVGGLFEAFKPAKAGHLSPLAGAASHGQRAAVELLLARGADLNPDSQRCASSPLHEAVRNNDMELTRLLLDRGADVNISNAYKTTPLMYATKYGSPELVTLVLQYRPNLHTLSFINAAAIHWSVWPGNTKITKLLLKAGADPNQEGAAGNTPLGCAVMTGSISMVQCLLQYGADPMRRNEAYETAFDIAESQSAPDELIDLLHAAAMARRCS; this comes from the coding sequence ATGGGCTTCGACACTATGCGGTCCTTCCACTATCTCGGCCTGTACTCCATACCACAGGATCCGGTCGAGAGGCATAACTCGGCGCCAGAAACGTTAAGACGTCGGGACTCGTTCATGGTCAATGACACTACCCGACATCGACAATCTGATGCTGGCCGAACCCTCTCACGATCCAGCAAGCCCGCCTCATTGCCAGTCACAGCTCCCCCATTCCAGGCAGCGACAGCGAAATGGTCGCCGCCGTCATCGCCAGGAGCCTTATCGCCTTCCGGATCGCCCACAGGCTCACCTAGATACTCTCCCGCGAGTCCTGCAACACGTACCCTAACGACAAAGGAGAAGAATGCTTTGGCCAACCAACTCTTCGAGGCCGCATGTTCAGGAGATCTGGCTGGTATCGAGATTCTCCTAAGTCAGGGCGCAGCTATCAACTCTTCTGTCCTAGTCGGTGGCCTCTTCGAGGCATTCAAGCCAGCAAAAGCAGGCCATCTCTCGCCATTAGCTGGCGCCGCCTCGCATGGACAACGCGCCGCGGTGGAGCTCCTACTCGCTCGTGGTGCAGATCTCAACCCGGATAGTCAACGCTGCGCAAGCAGTCCTCTACACGAGGCTGTCAGGAACAACGACATGGAACTCACAAGGCTACTTCTGGACCGAGGTGCCGATGTGAACATTAGTAATGCCTACAAGACGACCCCCCTTATGTACGCCACGAAATACGGATCCCCAGAACTAGTCACTCTCGTGCTGCAGTACCGCCCGAATCTACACACATTGTCGTTCATCAATGCAGCTGCGATTCACTGGTCAGTGTGGCCAGGCAATACCAAGATTACAAAACTCCTCCTCAAAGCTGGAGCAGATCCGAATCAAGAAGGAGCCGCTGGGAACACACCACTTGGCTGCGCGGTTATGACAGGGTCGATCAGCATGGTGCAGTGTCTGCTACAATACGGTGCTGACCCAATGCGACGGAATGAGGCCTATGAGACTGCATTTGATATTGCTGAGAGTCAGTCCGCGCCCGATGAGCTCATCGATCTGCTGCATGCTGCTGCGATGGCGAGGAGATGTTCATAA
- a CDS encoding Transcription initiation factor TFIID subunit 7, with translation MIKLKLGKGTRPDGQAPPNAPAPSAASPQPQTTPAAPSAVPKLKLHVSQPPTPVDQPAQAAFPFAVDDGAEKKKRPYQRKQDGPGKGKKRAADDDTLPPPAKRSASGAQPARKISLKPPAPESSTAGMPKPKLRLGAAAPTRKPSVPKLLSVTTRGQIPKRPKGVGYDSEDSDVEKDPAIQQALVLRMEDGEDADYLRDAIANGKIGEPPSHGGAEVSIKFLERHLRRALIKIRGRMYGAVLVDLPTIVESMKSFDKKGWWKVADIAQMLLVLGKCNSEEEAKTLPLPREVNKETSQYAHGLTPPMRWARKRRFRSRMNQSEANAIDAQVAKLIEEDKEWEEKYGGEVKTIERREHEQSAEPQEYDEDDDADGEAVETVEMNGQDYDEDDEEDEGDDDLEAQLGLALDEDNEPMSELIAESPAPMADQAASNTIAEQLAQDDSYAATPVGTPAEEIAMTPQQQSSDEESDEDEDDPDEYDEDAAARAAERAQQMEEVADLEREVERGRLRMQAMNNQLLRQREAQKVLGLEEELTAKKRALGLEEAD, from the coding sequence ATGATCAAGCTGAAGCTGGGGAAGGGGACGCGCCCTGATGGCCAGGCGCCACCAAATGCTCCAGCACCCTCAGCAGCATCACCACAACCACAGACAACACCCGCTGCACCATCCGCGGTCCCCAAGCTGAAGCTACATGTCTCTCAACCGCCAACGCCCGTCGATCAGCCTGCGCAGGCTGCATTCCCATTCGCAGTAGATGACGGAGCAGAGAAGAAGAAGCGTCCCTATCAGCGCAAGCAAGATGGCCCAGGCAAGGGCAAAAAGCGCGCGGCCGACGATGACACATTACCACCGCCCGCCAAACGAAGTGCCAGTGGTGCACAACCCGCGCGCAAGATCTCGTTGAAACCGCCGGCGCCCGAGTCCAGCACGGCTGGTATGCCGAAACCGAAGCTTAGACTAGGAGCGGCAGCACCGACCAGAAAGCCATCAGTACCGAAGTTGCTGTCCGTGACCACGCGAGGCCAAATACCAAAGCGCCCCAAGGGTGTCGGCTATGACTCCGAGGACTCGGACGTCGAAAAGGATCCGGCGATACAGCAGGCTCTTGTGCTACGTATGGAGGATGGAGAAGACGCCGACTACCTACGCGATGCGATAGCAAATGGAAAGATTGGCGAGCCGCCCAGCCACGGAGGAGCAGAGGTCTCAATCAAGTTCCTCGAGAGGCATCTACGGCGTGCATTGATCAAGATACGCGGCAGAATGTACGGCGCGGTGTTGGTGGATCTCCCTACCATCGTGGAGTCGATGAAGAGTTTCGATAAGAAGGGGTGGTGGAAGGTCGCGGACATTGCGCAAATGCTACTGGTATTGGGGAAGTGCAATAGCGAAGAGGAGGCGAAGACACTACCGTTGCCACGAGAAGTGAACAAGGAAACCTCCCAGTATGCACACGGTCTGACACCTCCAATGCGCTGGGCACGCAAGCGACGTTTCCGGTCGAGGATGAATCAGTCCGAAGCCAATGCCATCGACGCGCAAGTTGCCAAACTGATTGAAGAAGATAAAGAGTGGGAGGAGAAGTACGGTGGGGAGGTGAAAACGATCGAAAGACGGGAGCACGAGCAGTCTGCTGAGCCACAAGAATACGATGAGGATGACGATGCAGACGGTGAGGCGGTCGAGACTGTGGAGATGAATGGCCaagattacgacgaggacGATGAGGAAGACGAGGGCGATGATGACCTCGAAGCACAGCTAGGTCTAGCGCTGGACGAAGACAACGAGCCAATGTCTGAGCTCATTGCTGAGTCACCCGCCCCGATGGCAGATCAGGCAGCCTCCAACACTATAGCGGAACAGCTGGCACAGGACGACTCTTACGCTGCAACACCAGTGGGAACTCCAGCGGAAGAAATCGCCATGACACCCCAGCAGCAGTCCTCGGACGAGGAGTCCGACGAGGACGAAGACGACCCAGACGAGTACGATGAAGACGCCGCAGCCAGAGCCGCCGAGCGTGCACAGCAGATGGAGGAAGTCGCAGATCTGGAACGTGAAGTGGAGCGAGGACGACTGCGCATGCAGGCCATGAACAACCAGCTTCTCCGACAGCGCGAGGCGCAGAAAGTGCTCGGGCTAGAGGAAGAGTTGACTGCGAAGAAACGTGCGCTAGGTCTTGAGGAGGCGGATTAA